From a single Gimesia sp. genomic region:
- a CDS encoding metallophosphoesterase translates to MKIIDFSATLLKEIKYLNAGSGRSGFYEERLPIHHARVNALPVGLDAVVVTADLQGRERFQESPGGPPRLLGEALPLRLVQEVLPEVGIHDPSRVAVWLAGDFYTVPAIDKRGGTGDVSAVWRAFGDEFAWVAGVAGNHDTYGENSKARPRFPAHLHYLDGDFVELDGLRIGGIGGIIGNPERHQRRSEEDYLFALELLLEERIDILLLHDGPRGLNARQQGSARVRDLLSTRRSPLVVRGHAHWDQPLIEYENGTQVLNVDARTVILTH, encoded by the coding sequence ATGAAAATTATAGATTTTTCCGCAACACTTCTCAAAGAAATTAAGTATCTCAACGCAGGCAGCGGCAGGAGCGGCTTCTATGAAGAACGTCTGCCGATTCATCATGCGCGGGTTAATGCGCTGCCTGTGGGACTGGATGCTGTCGTTGTCACCGCCGATCTGCAGGGCCGCGAGCGATTTCAGGAATCGCCCGGCGGTCCGCCGCGTCTGCTGGGAGAAGCACTCCCCCTGCGCCTGGTTCAGGAAGTCCTGCCTGAGGTCGGAATTCACGATCCCTCCCGTGTCGCGGTCTGGTTGGCGGGGGACTTCTATACCGTCCCCGCGATCGACAAACGGGGCGGCACCGGTGATGTGAGCGCCGTCTGGCGGGCCTTCGGCGATGAATTTGCCTGGGTGGCGGGAGTGGCCGGCAACCATGATACCTATGGCGAAAACAGTAAAGCCCGACCCCGCTTTCCCGCACATCTGCATTACCTGGATGGTGATTTCGTTGAACTCGATGGACTCCGCATCGGAGGAATCGGCGGGATCATCGGCAATCCGGAACGCCATCAGCGGCGCAGTGAGGAAGATTACCTGTTTGCCCTGGAACTGCTGCTGGAAGAACGAATCGACATCCTGCTGCTGCACGACGGCCCCCGCGGCCTGAATGCCCGGCAGCAGGGATCAGCCCGCGTGCGAGACCTGTTGAGTACGCGTCGCAGTCCCCTGGTCGTCCGCGGACATGCCCACTGGGATCAGCCGTTAATCGAATATGAAAACGGAACCCAGGTACTTAATGTCGATGCGAGAACCGTAATTCTCACACACTGA
- a CDS encoding ADP-ribosylglycohydrolase family protein → MEDRSRGTLIGLAVGDALGAAVEFQSPGSFPPVTGYRGGGPHPIEPGAWTDDTSMALALADSIAEVGWDLNDQAERYVQWWKTGRYSVNGRCFDIGMTIRRALGEFSVNGNALTSGDSHEYASGNGSIMRLAPVPMRYAELFESDLAEFSRLAEESSLPTHPSEQCRDACRYLACVLAALIRGEPRETVLAADWQALQQLNAIKPLHPLVQEIADGSFRRRQPPEIEGSGWVIRSLEAALWAFHDADSFEEAVLKAVNLGDDADTTGAVCGQLAGACWGESNIPSSLRAGLVRRDMLELALTKLLD, encoded by the coding sequence ATGGAAGACCGGAGTCGAGGCACGCTGATCGGGCTGGCCGTGGGTGATGCCCTCGGGGCGGCGGTGGAGTTCCAGTCGCCGGGCAGCTTTCCGCCGGTGACCGGGTATCGCGGGGGTGGGCCGCATCCGATTGAACCGGGGGCGTGGACCGACGACACCAGCATGGCACTCGCACTGGCCGACAGTATCGCGGAGGTCGGCTGGGATCTGAACGACCAGGCCGAGCGCTACGTACAATGGTGGAAGACGGGCCGCTATTCGGTCAACGGCCGCTGTTTTGATATCGGGATGACGATCCGCCGGGCACTGGGGGAATTTTCTGTCAACGGAAATGCGCTCACGTCGGGTGACTCGCATGAATACGCCAGCGGCAATGGTTCGATCATGCGACTGGCGCCGGTGCCCATGCGGTATGCGGAACTGTTCGAATCCGATCTGGCTGAGTTCTCCCGGCTGGCGGAAGAGTCGAGCCTGCCTACGCACCCCAGTGAGCAGTGCCGCGATGCCTGTCGCTACCTGGCCTGTGTGCTGGCGGCATTGATCCGGGGAGAACCGCGGGAAACGGTGCTCGCTGCGGACTGGCAGGCGCTGCAACAGTTAAACGCGATCAAACCCCTGCATCCACTGGTACAGGAGATCGCAGACGGCAGCTTTCGACGCAGACAGCCGCCGGAGATCGAAGGATCGGGCTGGGTCATCCGCAGCCTGGAAGCCGCCCTCTGGGCGTTTCACGACGCCGACTCGTTTGAAGAAGCGGTGCTGAAGGCCGTGAACCTGGGAGACGACGCCGACACGACCGGCGCGGTCTGCGGTCAACTGGCGGGGGCCTGCTGGGGAGAGTCGAATATTCCCTCCTCTCTGCGTGCCGGCCTGGTTCGTCGGGACATGCTGGAACTGGCGCTGACGAAGCTGCTGGATTAG